From Rutidosis leptorrhynchoides isolate AG116_Rl617_1_P2 chromosome 3, CSIRO_AGI_Rlap_v1, whole genome shotgun sequence, a single genomic window includes:
- the LOC139902216 gene encoding uncharacterized protein, producing MRLTQLLRWLGRCLMDRNTWMYEIGRATAEFMDSVDEFITVAETDQLEKGNNAICCPCKKCKNARWYADLTDIKSHLIAHGFMRGYTCWSFHGESVADLNPSVSDNDTDNEEDSYNSDNNVNFDDMFDDLDMEDNVADKYHDRLQQLFVDAEKPLYTGCMNFTKLSAVIQLVNIKSNNGWSDTSFTSLLELLNKMLPEGMKTKTYLNVRYVRLFANEKDAKLLCWHAEDRKNDGKMRHVADSLQWKNFDKDFEEFGDEIRNIRFELSSDGINPFGDLSSRHSTWPVLLCIYNLPPWLCMKRKYIMMSLLIQGPKQPGNDIDVYLQPLVDEMMELWSTGIHVYDAYKKEYFQLRAMLFCTINDFPAYGNLSGYSTKGKKACPICKENTHSIWLTNCKKPAFMGHRRELAENHPYRKKSDLFDGTIEDRKLPPPLDVETTLSKVANINVVLGKKGVGPPKGIWKKKSIFWKLPYWKHLRVRHCIDVMHIEKNVCESLIGLLLNIPGKTKDGIKVRRDMELMNIRPELQPKDIDGRSTKFLPPACYTMSKVEKTKFCQCLHGIKVPSGYSANIRKLVSMKDLKLLGMKSHDCHVIDPGVLDEYQRDIILTLCELEIYMGILKGYVRNLNRPEVSIVEGYASEEVIEFCTNYMDGFKSVGIPQSRHEGRLSGQGTLGRKTGYSNVFDYQEAHFNV from the exons ATGAG GTTAACACAATTGCTTAGATGGTTAGGACGTTGCTTG ATGGATCGGAATACTTGGATGTACGAGATAGGTCGAGCTACCGCTGAGTTTATGGATAGTGTAGATGAATTTATTACAGTTGCCGAGACTGATCAACTAGAAAAAGGAAACAACGCAATTTGTTGTCCTTGTAAGAAATGCAAAAATGCACGGTGGTATGCTGATTTAACTGATATCAAAAGTCATCTAATTGCACACGGATTTATGAGAGGGTACACATGTTGGTCTTTTCATGGTGAGTCAGTAGCTGACCTTAACCCGTCTGTTTCGGATAACGATACCGATAATGAAGAAGATTCATACAATAGTGACAATAATGTTAATTTTGATGACATGTTTGATGATTTGGATATGGAGGATAATGTTGCTGATAAGTATCATGACAGATTACAACAACTATTTGTTGACGCTGAAAAACCTTTATATACCGGTTGTATGAATTTTACAAAACTTTCCGCCGTGATACAACTGGTTAACATAAAATCAAACAATGGTTGGAGCGACACAAGTTTCACTAGCCTGTTAGAGTTGTTGAACAAAATGCTACCAGAAG GAATGAAGACAAAGACCTACCTTAATGTAAGGTATGTG AGACTATTTGCGAATGAGAAAGATGCAAAATTATTATGTTGGCATGCTGAAGATCGTAAAAATGATGGTAAAATGCGACATGTGGCCGATTCACTTCAATGGAAAAATTTTGATAAAGATTTTGAAGAATTTGGGGATGAGATACGTAATATAAGGTTCGAACTCAGTTCAGATGGAATTAATCCGTTCGGAGATTTGAGTAGCCGTCACAGCACGTGGCCTGTTCTTCTATGCATTTATAACCTACCGCCTTGGCTATGTATGAAAAGAAAATACATAATGATGTCTCTTTTGATTCAAGGCCCAAAGCAACCTGGAAACGACATTGATGTTTATTTGCAACCATTAGTTGATGAAATGATGGAATTATGGAGTACCGGCATACATGTTTATGATGCATACAAGAAAGAATACTTCCAACTACGGGCAATGCTTTTTTGCACCATTAATGATTTTCCTGCTTATGGTAACTTGTCTGGATATAGTACGAAGGGGAAAAAGGCATGTCCTATTTGTAAGGAAAATACTCACTCGATATGGCTCACAAATTGTAAGAAACCTGCATTTATGGGGCATCGGAGAGAGCTTGCCGAGAATCACCCGTACCGTAAAAAGTCAGATTTATTTGATGGTACTATAGAGGATAGAAAACTACCACCACCATTGGATGTagaaactacactctccaaagttgCTAATATAAATGTTGTGTTGGGAAAGAAAGGGGTTGGTCCTCCCAAAGGTATTTGGAAGAAAAAGTCTATTTTTTGGAAATTACCCTACTGGAAGCATTTACGAGTCCGACATTGTATTGATGTTATGCATATTGAGAAAAATGTTTGTGAAAGTTTGATAGGATTACTGTTGAACATTCCTGGAAAAACAAAAGATGGAATTAAAGTTAGAAGGGACATGGAATTAATGAATATCAGACCAGAGCTACAACCTAAAGATATTGATGGAAGGTCCACCAAGTTTCTTCCTCCGGCCTGTTATACTATGTCGAAGGTCGAGAAAACTAAATTTTGTCAATGTTTACATGGTATTAAGGTTCCATCAGGATACTCTGCTAACATTAGGAAGTTGGTTTCGATGAAAGATTTGAAGTTACTTGGTATGAAGTCACATGATTGTCAT GTGATTGATCCTGGTGTGCTGGATGAATATCAAAGAGATATCATACTTACTCTTTGCGAACTCGAGAT ATATATGGGTATCTTGAAAGGTTATGTAAGGAACCTTAATCGACCAGAAGTCAGTATCGTTGAAGGATATGCATCCGAAGAGGTGATCGAATTCTGCACAAACTATATGGatgggtttaaaagtgtcgggattcCACAAAGTCGTCATGAAGGAAGACTATCAGGTCAAGGGACACTTGGGCGCAAGACGGGATATTCAAATGTTTTCGATTATCAAGAGGCACATTTTAATGTCTAA